In Candidatus Poribacteria bacterium, one genomic interval encodes:
- the gatA gene encoding Asp-tRNA(Asn)/Glu-tRNA(Gln) amidotransferase subunit GatA: protein MSLYELTAHVLHEKLKAREISAVELTESVYARIAEVEPHVKGYLTLTKDLALEQASRADTGFQNGDDMPALAGIPIAIKDVICTQGVRTTCASKILETFVPPYDATVMTKLHEQGIVMLGKTNMDEFAMGSSTENSAYQITHNPWDLDTIPGGSSGGSAAVVSADTAICSLGSDTGGSIRQPAALCGVVGMKPTYGRVSRYGLVAFASSLDQIGPFTKDVTDCALLLNAICGRDAMDATSVDVPVPDFTQSLINDVQGLKIGIPKEYFTEALDSEIADRVHTAIAVLESVGATVEEISLPHTEYAIATYYIIAPAEASANLARYDGVRYGYRNESPEDLIDMYKRTRSEAFGEEVKRRIMIGTFALSAGYQDAYYRKAQKARTLIKSDFDAAFEKVDVIATPTSPTPAFKIGERTADPLQMYLCDVMTTPASHAGLPGISVPCGFVENGLPVGLQLLGAPFAEEKVLRVAYTFEQNTDHHRQKPQIATHGVVS from the coding sequence ATGTCGCTTTATGAATTGACGGCACACGTCCTACATGAGAAACTCAAAGCGCGTGAGATTAGTGCTGTGGAACTCACCGAATCTGTTTATGCACGTATCGCTGAAGTGGAGCCTCACGTCAAGGGTTACTTGACACTAACAAAAGACCTTGCCTTAGAGCAGGCGAGTCGTGCCGATACTGGGTTTCAGAACGGGGACGATATGCCTGCCTTGGCTGGCATCCCGATTGCCATCAAAGATGTGATATGCACTCAGGGTGTCCGCACGACGTGTGCCTCTAAGATCCTTGAAACCTTCGTGCCACCCTACGACGCGACCGTTATGACGAAACTCCATGAACAGGGAATTGTGATGCTCGGTAAAACGAACATGGATGAGTTCGCCATGGGATCCTCTACTGAGAACTCAGCATATCAGATTACACACAATCCGTGGGATTTGGACACGATTCCCGGTGGTTCCAGTGGTGGTTCTGCTGCCGTTGTGTCTGCGGATACTGCTATCTGTTCACTCGGTTCGGATACTGGCGGTTCGATCCGACAACCCGCGGCACTCTGTGGTGTTGTTGGAATGAAACCAACGTATGGACGGGTCTCTCGTTACGGTTTAGTCGCATTCGCCTCTTCGCTCGATCAGATTGGTCCGTTTACCAAAGATGTCACCGATTGTGCCCTGCTGCTCAACGCCATCTGTGGACGTGATGCGATGGATGCAACCTCTGTTGATGTCCCGGTTCCGGATTTCACACAGAGTCTCATTAACGACGTGCAAGGCTTGAAAATCGGTATTCCGAAGGAGTATTTCACAGAGGCGTTAGACTCAGAAATTGCCGATCGTGTGCACACTGCTATTGCTGTGCTTGAATCCGTCGGTGCGACGGTTGAGGAAATTTCTTTGCCACATACCGAATATGCGATTGCGACCTACTACATCATCGCTCCCGCTGAGGCGAGTGCCAATCTCGCAAGATACGATGGGGTCCGCTACGGTTACCGGAACGAAAGTCCGGAGGATCTGATTGATATGTATAAAAGGACGCGAAGTGAAGCGTTCGGTGAAGAGGTGAAGCGACGGATTATGATCGGCACCTTCGCACTGAGTGCTGGCTACCAAGACGCATATTATCGGAAGGCACAAAAAGCGCGGACGCTCATCAAATCTGATTTTGATGCCGCATTTGAGAAAGTTGACGTTATTGCAACACCTACTTCGCCGACACCAGCGTTCAAGATAGGCGAACGCACTGCGGATCCGTTGCAAATGTATCTTTGCGATGTGATGACAACACCTGCGAGCCACGCCGGGTTACCCGGTATATCTGTGCCCTGCGGGTTTGTGGAAAATGGGTTACCCGTTGGATTACAACTCCTCGGCGCGCCTTTTGCAGAAGAAAAGGTCCTGCGGGTTGCTTATACCTTTGAGCAGAATACGGATCACCATCGCCAGAAACCACAAATTGCGACCCATGGAGTTGTTTCATAA
- a CDS encoding S41 family peptidase, translating to MKLLTIGFGNPRASSGTRFRILLSVLLICAFLPFGWSSEETADDELGENLALFSEILAYIKQAHLETPDSKELIEGAINGMLRKLDPYSQYISDLGEFRTQNRGNYGGLGMLIGIREDMLTVVTPFKGSPASLAGLQSGDVISHIEGESTAVMTLNEAVDQLRGEPGTPVSITVVSQNDNRPVEVTVTREVIRIPSVEQDIIGDNIGYIKINQFLDTTANDVDNAFVDFKAQNVRGVILDLRLNPGGLLSSAVDIASDFLTPGQLVVYSKGIETREDFKAKGVKREHFPLIVLVDGGSASASEIVAGAIKDHGRGLVMGNKTFGKASVQRVFPLSNSKSAVKLTVASYFTPDGVNIDKVGIIPDVESAWFSRSERQMQLKLRDHEKLKTFIEENGDDVLTQLTTASHASRDDRHAAKLLRSYQRLSDALIEEQIILSDIGIKYALAQITENSRDELEHDPQVVAAMEQLKVLELFSGSTPSQ from the coding sequence ATGAAATTGTTAACGATAGGTTTCGGAAACCCACGGGCTTCGTCCGGAACCCGTTTTCGCATCTTGTTATCAGTGTTGCTTATTTGCGCGTTTCTACCGTTCGGTTGGAGTTCAGAAGAAACCGCTGATGATGAATTGGGAGAAAACCTCGCACTTTTCTCAGAGATCCTTGCGTATATTAAACAAGCACATCTCGAAACACCGGACTCTAAGGAGCTTATAGAAGGTGCCATCAACGGCATGCTTCGCAAATTGGATCCTTACAGCCAATACATTTCGGACCTCGGTGAGTTCCGAACGCAGAACCGTGGCAATTACGGTGGACTTGGGATGCTGATTGGAATTCGTGAAGATATGTTGACGGTGGTTACGCCTTTTAAGGGGAGCCCTGCTTCGTTGGCTGGTTTGCAAAGTGGAGATGTTATTAGCCACATTGAAGGTGAATCGACAGCCGTCATGACCTTGAACGAGGCAGTTGACCAGTTGCGTGGCGAACCGGGAACCCCTGTCTCCATTACGGTCGTGAGTCAGAACGATAACCGACCGGTTGAGGTTACTGTCACGCGTGAGGTCATTCGGATTCCGAGCGTTGAACAGGATATCATCGGAGATAATATCGGCTATATCAAAATCAATCAATTTCTTGATACGACAGCGAACGACGTGGATAATGCCTTTGTGGACTTCAAAGCACAGAATGTCCGTGGTGTCATTCTTGATCTCCGTTTAAATCCTGGTGGACTCCTCTCTTCAGCCGTTGATATCGCGAGCGACTTCCTCACGCCCGGTCAACTTGTTGTTTACAGTAAAGGAATTGAGACGCGCGAGGACTTCAAGGCGAAAGGTGTAAAAAGGGAGCACTTTCCACTGATTGTACTCGTTGATGGTGGGAGCGCAAGTGCTTCTGAGATCGTCGCCGGAGCCATCAAAGACCACGGACGCGGACTCGTCATGGGCAATAAGACCTTCGGGAAAGCATCCGTTCAACGTGTCTTCCCGCTGAGCAATTCAAAATCTGCTGTGAAGTTAACCGTCGCGAGTTACTTTACACCGGACGGGGTCAACATTGACAAGGTTGGCATTATCCCGGATGTTGAGTCCGCATGGTTTAGCCGCTCTGAACGACAGATGCAGTTGAAACTCCGTGATCACGAGAAACTCAAAACCTTCATAGAAGAGAATGGCGACGATGTGCTAACACAACTCACAACCGCTTCTCATGCGTCGCGTGATGACCGACACGCCGCAAAACTTCTACGGAGTTACCAGCGCTTGAGCGACGCGCTTATTGAAGAACAGATTATCCTCAGTGATATCGGCATTAAATACGCTCTTGCCCAGATTACAGAGAACTCTCGTGATGAACTGGAGCATGATCCGCAAGTCGTTGCCGCTATGGAACAATTAAAAGTACTTGAACTCTTCAGCGGAAGCACGCCATCACAATGA
- the gatC gene encoding Asp-tRNA(Asn)/Glu-tRNA(Gln) amidotransferase subunit GatC, producing MATITVEGIRHVANLARLAFNEEETEHFTEQLARILDYIGKLNELQTDDVPPTSHIHPHQVFIMGSDADASHVAKPDVVKPSLPREDVLANAPEAEEGYFGVPRVVDRSH from the coding sequence ATGGCAACAATTACGGTTGAAGGCATCCGCCATGTCGCAAACTTGGCTCGCCTTGCGTTTAATGAAGAAGAGACAGAACACTTTACCGAGCAGCTTGCCCGAATCTTAGACTACATCGGGAAATTGAATGAACTTCAGACGGATGATGTGCCACCGACATCGCATATCCATCCACATCAGGTTTTTATCATGGGTTCAGACGCTGACGCATCTCATGTCGCCAAACCCGATGTCGTCAAACCCTCACTTCCACGCGAAGATGTGCTCGCGAATGCCCCTGAGGCTGAAGAGGGATACTTCGGCGTTCCCAGAGTGGTTGACCGCAGCCACTGA
- a CDS encoding CoA-acylating methylmalonate-semialdehyde dehydrogenase codes for METDVSLLKSGNPLPNFVNNTWQKSEAAELIDVTNPATGEVLTQVPLSPAEEVGQAATAAADALHEWRRTPPVERIQYLFALKNLLEENLEDIARTITLECGKTLDEAKGEMRRAIENVEVACGIPTLMQGTNLEDIATGIDEFMIRQPVGVCAAIAPFNFPGMITFWFLPYAIACGNTYIVKPSEKVPITMQKIFQLLEQTGLPKGVVNLVNGGRETVDAILTHPDIRGVSFVGATATAKEIYAKAAANGKRVQCQGGAKNPLIVLPDADPQFTVNAAAESAFGCAGQRCLAASLALTVGEARHWFTEAIADTATDRVVGNGLEEGVEMGPVITSESRGRIEGLIQAGAEEGAQLLVDGRYPSITGGENGNFIRPTILDDLNPQGDIARTEIFGPVLGLIHVETIDDAIGLINSGRYGNMACLFTSSGASARQFRYEAEIGNIGINIGVAAPMAFFPFSGWKDSFFGDLHGQSWDAVDFFTQKKVVVERWA; via the coding sequence ATGGAAACTGATGTGAGTCTTCTTAAAAGCGGGAACCCGCTACCGAACTTCGTTAATAACACATGGCAGAAGTCCGAGGCGGCTGAACTGATAGACGTTACGAATCCTGCGACGGGGGAGGTACTCACCCAAGTCCCGCTTTCACCCGCGGAAGAGGTCGGTCAAGCGGCGACAGCCGCCGCTGATGCTCTCCACGAATGGCGGCGGACGCCCCCGGTCGAACGTATTCAATACCTCTTTGCCTTGAAAAACCTTTTAGAAGAGAACTTGGAGGACATCGCCAGAACGATTACGCTGGAGTGTGGTAAGACGCTTGACGAGGCGAAGGGTGAAATGCGGCGCGCGATTGAGAATGTTGAGGTCGCTTGTGGTATTCCCACACTCATGCAAGGCACGAACTTGGAGGATATCGCTACCGGTATCGATGAATTCATGATTCGTCAACCTGTTGGTGTGTGTGCTGCAATCGCACCTTTCAACTTTCCGGGGATGATTACTTTCTGGTTTCTCCCTTATGCCATTGCCTGTGGCAACACTTACATCGTGAAACCTTCCGAAAAAGTGCCCATCACGATGCAAAAGATATTTCAGTTATTGGAACAGACAGGACTCCCTAAAGGCGTTGTCAACCTTGTGAACGGTGGACGTGAGACTGTGGATGCAATCTTAACGCATCCAGACATCCGAGGGGTCAGTTTTGTCGGGGCGACTGCCACTGCTAAAGAAATCTATGCGAAGGCCGCTGCAAACGGCAAACGCGTCCAGTGTCAAGGGGGCGCGAAAAATCCGCTGATTGTCCTTCCTGATGCAGATCCGCAGTTTACTGTCAATGCTGCAGCCGAGAGTGCCTTCGGATGTGCTGGGCAACGCTGCCTTGCGGCATCTCTTGCTCTCACTGTTGGCGAGGCGCGCCACTGGTTCACCGAAGCCATCGCCGACACTGCCACTGATCGGGTGGTCGGAAATGGATTGGAAGAGGGGGTCGAAATGGGACCCGTCATTACTTCCGAAAGTAGGGGCCGAATTGAGGGGCTGATTCAAGCCGGTGCTGAGGAAGGTGCCCAACTCCTCGTTGATGGTCGGTATCCGAGCATCACTGGCGGTGAAAACGGCAATTTTATTCGTCCGACAATCCTCGATGACCTTAATCCACAGGGCGATATTGCCAGAACCGAGATCTTCGGACCCGTTTTAGGGCTGATCCATGTGGAGACGATCGACGATGCAATCGGACTCATCAATAGCGGACGTTACGGCAACATGGCGTGTCTCTTTACGAGTAGTGGCGCGTCTGCGCGTCAATTCCGTTATGAAGCAGAGATCGGTAATATCGGTATTAACATCGGTGTCGCCGCGCCAATGGCATTTTTCCCTTTCAGCGGTTGGAAAGATAGTTTCTTCGGTGACCTCCACGGTCAGAGTTGGGATGCCGTAGACTTCTTCACCCAGAAAAAAGTCGTCGTTGAACGCTGGGCTTAA